A single genomic interval of Tsukamurella paurometabola harbors:
- a CDS encoding AraC family transcriptional regulator has translation MNSRGILYPAQLPTFERRPPSPAADALVRWFWISQWEIAPGRTSRQDVLAYPALNLVVETELVGLAGATTVRSHRDLVGTGWAVGALLRPAATPAVTADARSILNEYPVVDAPELHADVAAAMGNGDLASACLAVESWLTARVPTVSDDAALANRLVVAIEEDEAILTVEDAAAAIGVSPRTAQRLTRRYVGLTPLALIHRRRLHQAAHLLSTEPGTTVAQIAADLGYADQPHLVRDFRKVLGFTPGGYRRTAR, from the coding sequence GTGAACTCCCGCGGCATCCTCTACCCGGCGCAGCTGCCCACCTTCGAACGCCGGCCGCCCTCCCCCGCCGCGGACGCGCTGGTCCGCTGGTTCTGGATCTCGCAATGGGAGATCGCGCCCGGCCGTACGTCGCGGCAGGACGTGCTCGCGTACCCGGCGCTCAATCTGGTGGTCGAGACGGAACTGGTCGGCCTGGCGGGCGCGACCACGGTCCGGTCCCACCGCGACCTCGTAGGCACGGGCTGGGCGGTCGGCGCGCTGCTGCGGCCCGCGGCGACACCGGCCGTCACCGCGGACGCGCGCTCGATCCTCAACGAGTATCCGGTGGTCGACGCGCCGGAGCTGCACGCGGACGTCGCCGCGGCGATGGGGAACGGCGACCTCGCGAGCGCGTGCCTCGCCGTCGAGTCCTGGCTCACGGCACGCGTTCCGACGGTGTCCGACGACGCCGCGCTCGCCAATCGGCTGGTGGTCGCGATCGAGGAGGACGAGGCGATCCTCACGGTGGAGGACGCGGCGGCGGCGATCGGCGTCTCGCCGCGGACCGCGCAACGCCTCACCCGCCGCTACGTGGGGTTGACACCCCTCGCGTTGATCCACCGCAGGCGGCTGCACCAGGCGGCGCACCTGCTGAGCACCGAACCCGGCACCACGGTCGCGCAGATCGCCGCGGATCTCGGGTACGCCGACCAGCCGCACCTGGTCCGCGACTTCCGGAAGGTCCTCGGCTTCACGCCGGGCGGCTATCGCAGGACCGCGCGGTGA